A single Entelurus aequoreus isolate RoL-2023_Sb linkage group LG11, RoL_Eaeq_v1.1, whole genome shotgun sequence DNA region contains:
- the LOC133660052 gene encoding uncharacterized protein LOC133660052 isoform X10: MTTEASAVSEADTEGKQKASSAEPEPENKQSPEAATSEPEGEQSAKQTQVQATEPGPANVTSSPEEDQLKPRTRTSAGKGLSRLFSSFLKRRSQCSEGEDFEAEKAREEKEDGEENSDNTEEDKEEKLKTEKEAPIEEDKLDRKEVKKSEEKPQKAEKKTEPEKLEKKGSKKKKKEAKKKTEERDAEKVKTTEAKTEEEQEKKKEDEEAKKTQQREEKVEKALEKEEQLETEEENKATEAKDTIGAETDKVESKENKVDKKEAKKKEKEERVKKKEEEKAQKKAEEEERAKKREEENKKKREEEKAKEAEKAKKKEEEKAKKKEEEEKAKEEKLKRKEEDKSKEAKKKEEEKLKEAKKKEEDKLKEGKKKEDKLKDAKKKEEEKLNETKRKEEDDLKEVKKKEEETGKEDDNKKQKQDADKGKKKETGKKEKREEVKVSSEKKVKAPIAAPEPELKTEPETEQAPDQHSLSSAEMQPTPEEHKEEAEIKEEPEDVKEVKEEGVEKKKEEPEEQVKEEKEEEKPKEETKEQKPATEKKTEKKGDDAKGSKRQKTIRCKVTLLDDTSFECELDKHAKGQELVTKVCDHLNLLEKDYFGLVHWETAGNKTWLEHTKEIRKQVPGAIYEFMFNIKFYPPDPAQLTEDLTRYYLCLQLRKDIMSGVLPCSFVTLSLLGSYTAQSELGEYDPEVHGADYVKDLSLAPGQSKELEDKVMELHRTYRSMSPAQADLLFLENAKKLAMYGVDLHQAKDLDGVDITLGVCSGGLMVYKDKLRINRFPWPKVLKISYKRSSFFIKIRPSEQEQYESTIGFKLPNYKASKKLWKVCVEHHTFFRVSTIEAPSSRRFLVLGSKFRYSGRTQVQTRQASSMIDRPAPRFTRSASKRLSRNFDGAGYQTLQTLIASTRSKVDDWSLIFNSDNPHPFLKLPATGEPEQAYIQSWNTQKGGLPWWELSTDAQLKTRKKDEWSVLLKRHPPFPFSPSVDFVKPVKLSLANASTIDRLLQPTRKKHQDWFSSFDRIPSLSFYEHVEKLHPHIQVKDEQTESFTEQKLTDEELKERLQSMVIMVDKLEEMEDLERRLRKVRDLEERLQEVDEMADRIQEVIEEELGEEEVAKLKEEELQKESETITRTVLKNSVMMVRKSKDGEEVDELEEQIKEVFLKGLSPEVDEARIESKNKAKDASLFDENLRQKLRLIEHEWQNEVEKKISSPQLISSFEVSYHIVERTKKRVAFVDQRMQQQHDAVKAAQTKLIAEKKLDEIRLKTIIKDKKAKSVTERPEFEDRSQLVEERDIWVMLFDRPPYTAIVKPPVASVEHVDLDDGEFFTSKAKATTYEDERVLTLEEPSIAEEKIPQPQTNPERDDWFVSLNVVPRYVQPVTFTKQVPMEAESLVSVVEKFKEIREVMLEEREIREEAPRHLQEMQQQLVKERDDDWFVLLDVVPKETTYVQPVAFEVPAKDDVSLAEVEAVEMRDKPAEVGLVEETELNDDLNLREVTMLSRGVREMTMAVHDDPPKSMSTLIEEQVDVEVEKIMLQRVEAPMKIYPEQKTVQPVMTKVDDWFLLLDIVTREISFVPTVMPMPAKNYPVVGPVIEIKHIEEELPQICQTKPQSSQSQPEIDDDWFVVFDAIREVVPRIPPVTPVEITLAMRKTFKTEVLTTESTTWEKMIIGGESRRGETCLSEMTLSAVVPASGREGDDWFLLFDIIPEKTTAVPSVSMVERIVDVVEVKGPTSRFNKEDVRRSVKFFKIKPPQSREVDDDWFLLLNTAVKSPVPEPVQMFPDVTPSKGFSVLEKRSLQRITFVEEMWIQAMSSQQQPCLTERKVDDDWFNLLDVAPKKSEIQRTAEVKTRISIFVTRPQFEKQILEERPRLKYTCDDDWFILLDDDRRKSVVITQRSTRPVSAPVFSQAALAEAGIPMAPLEQPQTSTPIRTAIKEERTLEVTLEAIEPSKNEDKSAVWRDQRSVDSSMTPSINGDIQSDVTSTELVRLRKKRAKKIEGDSIYIRHSLLMLEEFDKPQEDLLRHHASVSELKRNFMEALPQSRPSEWDKRLSTHSPLRSLGVNGQPSADGFVTRLPRGPLLDFYSKRS; the protein is encoded by the exons ATGACAACAGAGGCAAGTGCCGTAAGCGAGGCGGACACTGAAGGCAAGCAAAAGGCCAGTAGTGCTGAACCCGAACCTGAGAATAAGCAAAGTCCAGAGGCAGCCACATCTGAGCCAGAGGGCGAGCAGTCGGCTAAACAAACCCAGGTACAGGCTACCGAGCCTGGGCCTGCCAATGTAACATCTTCACCTGAAGAGGACCAGCTGAAACCTCGCACCAGAACCTCTGCTGGCAAAGGCCTGTCTCGACTCTTTTCCTCTTTTCTCAAACGTCGCTCCCAGTGTTCCGAAGGAGAGGACTTTGAGGCAGAGAAAGCAAGAGAGGAAAAGGAGGACggagaggaaaactctgacaacaCAGAAGAGGATAAAGAGGAAAAACTGAAAACTGAAAAGGAGGCTCCCATAGAGGAGGACAAATTGGACAGAAAAGAGGTCAAAAAGAGCGAAGAGAAACCACAAAAGGCGGAAAAAAAGACAGAGCCAGAAAAACTGGAGAAGAAGGGCagtaagaagaaaaagaaagaagcTAAGAAGAAAACAGAAGAAAGGGATGCAGAGAAGGTGAAAACCACAGAGGCTAAAACGGAAGAGGAGcaagagaagaaaaaagaagacgAAGAAGCGAAAAAAACGCAGCAAAGGGAGGAAAAGGTAGAGAAGGCTCTGGAAAAAGAGGAACAATTGGAgacagaagaagaaaataaagctACTGAAGCAAAAGACACAATTGGTGCAGAGACTGACAAGGTGGAGAGTAAAGAGAACAAAGTTGATAAAAAGGAagcaaagaaaaaagaaaaagaagaaagggtgaagaaaaaagaagaggaaaaagctCAGAaaaaagcagaagaagaagaaagggcAAAGAAGCGAGAGGAGGAGAATAAGAAGAAAAGGGAAGAAGAAAAGGCAAAAGAGGCAGAAAAAGCAaagaagaaagaggaggagaaggcaaaaaagaaagaggaggaggagaaagcAAAAGAGGAGAAATTGAAAAGGAAAGAGGAGGATAAATCCAAGGAGGCCAagaaaaaagaagaggagaaattgAAGGAAGCCAAAAAGAAAGAGGAAGACAAATTAAAGGAGGGCAAAAAGAAAGAGGATAAATTGAAGGACGCCAAAAAGAAAGAGGAAGAGAAACTAAACGAAACCAAAAGAAAGGAAGAGGATGACCTAAAGGAGGTTAAAAAGAAAGAGGAGGAGACGGGGAAAGAGGACGACAATAAGAAGCAAAAACAGGATGCAGACAAAGGAAAGAAAAAAGAGAcagggaaaaaagaaaaaagggaagAGGTGAAAGTGTCAAGTGAAAAGAAAGTAAAAGCACCCATTGCTGCCCCAGAACCAGAACTTAAAACTGAGCCAGAAACCGAGCAAGCCCCTGATCAACATTcactcagcagcgcagagatgcag CCCACTCCAGAGGAACATAAGGAGGAAGCTGAAATCAAAGAAGAGCCAGAAGACGTCAAAGAAGTGAAGGAAGAGGGTGTGGAAAAGAAAAAGGAAGAACCAGAAGAGCAGGTGAAAGAGGAAAAGGAAGAAGAGAAGCCTAAGGAGGAGACAAAAGAGCAGAAGCCTGCTACAGAAAAGAAGACTGAGAAGAAGGGTGATGACGCCAAAGGCTCCAAACGACAGAAAACCATTCGTTGCAAAGTCACCTTACTGGATGATACTTCGTTTGAGTGTGAGCTTGAT AAACACGCTAAAGGGCAGGAGCTCGTCACTAAAGTGTGCGACCACCTCAACCTGCTGGAGAAAGATTACTTTGGCCTTGTTCACTGGGAAACGGCAGGCAACAAG ACATGGCTGGAACACACCAAGGAGATTCGCAAACAGGTGCCAGGTGCTATCTACGAATTTATGTTCAACATAAAGTTCTACCCTCCTGACCCAGCACAGCTCACCGAAGACCTCACCAG GTACTATCTATGTCTTCAGCTGAGGAAAGACATCATGAGTGGGGTTCTTCCCTGTTCCTTTGTCACCCTATCCTTACTGGGCTCTTACACAGCACAGTCAGAGCTTGGGGAATATGACCCTGAGGTCCACGGAGCTGACTATGTTAAAGATCTAAGCCTTGCTCCTGGACAGAGCAAAGAGTTGGAGGACAAAGTGATGGAGCTGCATCGCACTTACAG GTCAATGAGTCCAGCCCAAGCTGACCTGTTGTTTTTGGAAAATGCCAAGAAGCTAGCTATGTATGGTGTGGACCTGCACCAAGCCAAG GATCTTGATGGTGTGGACATTACGCTGGGGGTTTGCTCTGGTGGTCTGATGGTTTACAAAGACAAGCTCAGAATCAACCGTTTTCCTTGGCCAAAAGTTCTCAAAATCTCTTACAAACGTAGCAGCTTCTTTATCAAGATCAGGCCATCTGAG CAAGAGCAGTATGAAAGCACAATTGGCTTCAAACTGCCAAATTACAAAGCCTCAAAGAAGTTGTGGAAGGTCTGTGTTGAACATCACACCTTCTTTAG GGTTTCAACAATAGAGGCTCCCTCATCACGTCGCTTCCTTGTCCTGGGCTCCAAGTTCAGGTACAGCGGGCGCACTCAAGTCCAGACCCGGCAAGCCAGCTCCATGATTGACCGCCCTGCTCCTCGCTTCACACGTTCTGCAAGCAAACGCCTCTCCCGCAATTTCGATGGAG CTGGATATCAAACTCTCCAGACCCTGATAGCATCAACCAGGTCTAAGGTTGATGACTGGTCGTTGATATTTAATTCTGACAATCCCCACCCTTTCCTAAAACTTCCAG CCACAGGTGAGCCTGAGCAGGCATATATTCAGTCCTGGAACACTCAGAAAGGTGGTCTGCCATGGTGGGAGCTTTCAACTGATGCACAACTGAAGACTAGAAAGAAAGATGAGTGGTCTGTCCTGCTGAAACGACATCCTCCTTTTCCGTTTTCCCCGTCTGTTGATTTTGTTAAACCAG TTAAGCTTAGCTTGGCAAATGCCAGCACTATTGACAGGTTATTGCAACCAACACGGAAAAAGCACCAAGATTGGTTCAGCTCTTTTGACCGAATCCCCAGCCTGTCATTTTATGAGCATGTTGAGAAACTTCATC CCCACATCCAGGTGAAGGATGAACAGACTGAGAGTTTTACAGAACAAAAACTGACAGATGAGGAGCTCAAAGAGAGGCTACAGTCGATGGTGATAATGGTGGACAAGCTAGAAGAGATGGAAGATTTGGAAAGGAGGCTGAGGAAAGTGAGGGACTTGGAAGAGAGGCTCCAGGAAGTAGATGAAATGGCAGATAGGATCCAGGAAGTCATAGAAGAGGAATTAGGAGAAGAAGAAGTTGCTAAGCTAAAAGAGGAAGAACTACAAAAAGAAAGTGAAACTATAACTCGGACTGTGTTAAAAAATTCTGTGATGATGGTAAGGAAAAGTAAAGATGGAGAAGAGGTGGATGAATTAGAGGAGCAAATAAAAGAGGTGTTTTTAAAAGGACTGTCACCTGAGGTAGATGAGGCAAGGATTGAgagtaaaaacaaggcaaaggatGCCAGTTTGTTTGATGAAAATTTGAGACAAAAGCTACGTCTGATCGAACATGAATGGCAAAATGAGGTGGAGAAAAAGATTAGTTCGCCACAACTAATTTCCTCTTTTGAGGTATCTTATCACATAGTGGAAAGGACTAAGAAGAGAGTTGCGTTTGTAGACCAGAGAATGCAGCAGCAGCATGATGCTGTGAAAGCAGCACAGACAAAGCTAATAGCAGAAAAAAAGTTAGATGAGATTAGACTGAAGACAATAATAAAGGACAAGAAAGCTAAGAGTGTTACAGAGAGGCCTGAGTTTGAAGATAGATCTCAACTAGTAGAAGAACGGGATATCTGGGTCATGCTTTTTGACCGTCCACCATACACAGCTATTGTCAAACCACCAG TCGCATCAGTGGAACATGTTGATTTGGATGATGGGGAGTTTTTCACTTCAAAAGCAAAGGCTACAACATATGAGGATGAGAGGGTCTTAACATTGGAAGAGCCATCCATAGCAGAAGAAAAGATCCCACAACCACAGACCAACCCTGAAAGAGATGACTGGTTTGTGTCGCTAAATGTGGTTCCAAGATATGTCCAACCAG TTACCTTCACGAAACAAGTCCCAATGGAGGCAGAAAGTTTGGTCTCTGTGGTTGAAAAGTTCAAGGAGATTAGGGAGGTGATGCTTGAAGAAAGAGAGATAAGGGAAGAAGCACCAAGACATCTTCAAGAAATGCAACAGCAGCTGGTAAAAGAGCGAGACGATGACTGGTTTGTGTTGTTGGATGTTGTTCCCAAAGAAACAACTTATGTACAACCAG TGGCTTTTGAGGTCCCTGCTAAAGACGACGTCTCTCTGGCTGAAGTAGAAGCAGTGGAAATGAGAGACAAACCTGCAGAAGTTGGATTAGTGGAAGAAACGGAACTAAACGATGATCTGAACCTAAGAGAAGTCACAATGCTGTCCCGGGGTGTAAGAGAAA TGACCATGGCTGTGCATGATGACCCCCCAAAAAGCATGTCTACTCTGATTGAAGAACAAGTAGATGTTGAAGTAGAAAAAATAATGCTGCAGCGAGTTGAGGCTCCTATGAAAATATATCCAGAGCAGAAAACAGTCCAACCAGTCATGACTAAAGTTGATGATTGGTTTCTACTTCTGGATATTGTTACCAGGGAAATATCCTTTGTCCCAACAG TAATGCCAATGCCAGCTAAGAACTATCCAGTTGTTGGACCGGTGATTGAAATAAAACACATTGAGGAGGAACTTCCACAGATTTGCCAAACAAAACCGCAGTCATCCCAATCACAACCAGAGATAGATGATGACTGGTTTGTTGTGTTTGATGCTATTCGGGAGGTGGTACCCAGAATACCTCCAG TCACTCCTGTTGAAATCACTCTGGCAATGAGGAAGACATTTAAGACTGAGGTGTTAACCACTGAAAGTACAACTTGGGAGAAGATGATAATTGGTGGTGAGAGCAGGCGTGGTGAGACGTGTCTATCTGAAATGACACTGAGCGCAGTTGTTCCAGCCTCAGGAAGGGAAGGTGATGATTGGTTTCTCCTGTTTGATATCATCCCAGAAAAGACCACTGCCGTACCATCAG TTTCTATGGTCGAGCGTATTGTGGATGTGGTGGAAGTCAAAGGACCAACGTCGAGATTCAACAAAGAAGATGTAAGGCGATCAGTAAAGTTTTTCAAGATTAAACCACCACAGTCAAGAGAGGTTGATGATGACTGGTTTCTACTCCTAAATACTGCAGTCAAATCACCTG TTCCCGAACCTGTCCAAATGTTTCCTGATGTAACACCATCAAAAGGGTTTTCAGTTTTAGAGAAGAGGTCACTGCAGAGAATTACTTTtgtggaggagatgtggatacaGGCGATGTCGTCACAGCAGCAGCCATGTCTAACAGAGAGAAAGGTGGATGATGATTGGTTTAATCTGCTGGATGTGGCTCCGAAAAAATCAG AAATTCAAAGAACCGCCGAGGTCAAAACAAGGATTTCTATTTTTGTGACAAGACCTCAGTTTGAGAAACAGATCCTAGAAGAAAGACCTCGCCTTAAATATACTTGTGATGATGATTGGTTTATTCTACTCGACGATGACCGCAGAAAGTCAG TGGTGATCACACAGAGGAGCACCCGTCCTGTCAGCGCTCCAGTCTTCTCCCAAGCTGCTCTGGCAGAGGCTGGAATCCCCATGGCACCACTGGAACAGCCTCAGACCTCCACTCCCATCAGGACAGCCATCAAAGAGGAACGAACACTTGAGGTCACCTTAGAAGCCATTGAGCCATCAAAAAATGAGGACAAG TCAGCGGTGTGGAGGGACCAGAGATCTGTAGACTCCTCAATGACCCCCTCCATCAATGGGGACATTCAG TCTGATGTGACGAGCACGGAACTGGTGCGATTGCGAAAG AAAAGAGCTAAGAAAATTGAGGGAGATTCAATTTATATCAGACATAGCCTTTTAATGTTGGAG GAGTTTGATAAGCCTCAGGAGGACCTGCTCAGGCATCACGCCAGTGTCAGCGAGCTGAAAAGGAACTTCATGGAAGCTTTGCCACAATCCAGGCCCAGTGAATGGGACAAGCGTCTGTCAACACACTCTCCATTACGCTCGCTGGGTGTGAATGGTCAGCCCAGTGCAGATGGG